In Geminocystis sp. NIES-3708, a single window of DNA contains:
- a CDS encoding adenylate kinase produces MTKLIFLGAPGAGKGTQAQILSQHLGIPHISTGEILREAITTQTPLGIKAKGFVDNGDLVPDELILDLIQERLGEKDAQKGWILDGFPRNVSQADFLVNLLQELNQVCNGVINFDVPDSVLLERLLSRGRKDDNEATISNRLFVYHQQTAPLIEYYKQHQLLINVNGDRELSQISEELETIVKS; encoded by the coding sequence ATGACCAAACTTATCTTTTTAGGAGCCCCCGGTGCTGGTAAAGGTACTCAAGCTCAAATTCTTTCCCAACATTTGGGAATTCCTCATATTTCCACGGGGGAAATTCTCCGAGAAGCAATCACAACTCAAACTCCTTTAGGGATTAAAGCTAAAGGCTTCGTTGATAACGGTGATTTAGTACCTGATGAGCTAATTTTAGACTTAATCCAAGAAAGATTAGGAGAAAAAGATGCTCAAAAAGGTTGGATTCTCGATGGTTTTCCCCGTAATGTTTCTCAAGCAGATTTTTTAGTAAATCTTCTTCAGGAATTAAATCAAGTCTGTAACGGTGTTATTAATTTTGATGTACCTGATTCCGTGTTATTAGAACGTCTTTTAAGTAGAGGCAGAAAAGATGATAATGAAGCAACGATTAGTAATCGCTTATTTGTTTATCATCAACAAACTGCTCCTTTAATTGAATATTATAAACAACATCAGTTACTAATCAATGTTAATGGTGATCGGGAACTTTCCCAAATCAGTGAAGAATTAGAAACAATAGTTAAATCCTAA
- the secY gene encoding preprotein translocase subunit SecY, producing the protein MVVSKEKTPTAQETFLQMASAAGLRGRLLITLGLLILIRLGIYIPVPGIDRQAFEAAVQNLPFLGFLNIFTGGGLATVGIFALGILPYINASIIMQLLASAIPALEDLQKNEGEIGRRKIAQITRYVALGWAIIQSTGITIGLLRPYAIDNTPWFVIQTVLAITAGSMFVMWVSELITERGLGNGASLLIFVNIVAVLPQTLANTIDYAQTGGRQAIAQVAILVIVFLVMIVGIVFVQEGTRRIPIISARRQVGRRLYRERTSYLPLRLNQGGVMPIIFASAVLVLPSSVAGFAEKSPFNAVLNQIALALRPGTIWYVVTYSVLIIFFSYFYASLVSNPDDIAQNLKKMGTSIPGIRPGKATIAYLEGVLNRLTLLGAIFLTIVATVPTFVESATGVTTFQGFGATSLLILVGVAIDTAKQVQTYVISQRYEGMVKQ; encoded by the coding sequence ATGGTTGTTAGTAAAGAAAAAACTCCAACCGCTCAAGAAACCTTTTTGCAAATGGCAAGTGCCGCAGGGCTTCGTGGTCGTTTGCTTATAACTTTAGGATTATTAATCTTGATTCGTTTGGGAATTTACATCCCCGTACCCGGAATTGATCGCCAAGCCTTTGAAGCCGCAGTCCAAAATCTTCCCTTTTTAGGATTTTTAAATATTTTTACAGGGGGTGGTTTAGCCACTGTTGGTATTTTTGCTTTAGGAATTTTACCCTACATTAATGCTTCTATTATCATGCAGTTATTAGCTTCGGCTATTCCTGCTTTAGAAGATTTACAGAAAAATGAAGGAGAAATTGGAAGACGGAAAATAGCACAAATCACTCGATATGTTGCTCTCGGCTGGGCAATTATTCAAAGTACTGGTATTACTATAGGCTTACTAAGACCTTATGCTATTGATAATACCCCTTGGTTTGTTATTCAAACTGTATTAGCTATTACAGCAGGATCGATGTTTGTCATGTGGGTTTCGGAATTGATAACCGAAAGAGGTTTAGGTAATGGTGCTTCTTTATTGATTTTTGTGAATATTGTCGCTGTTTTACCCCAAACTTTAGCTAATACTATTGATTATGCCCAAACTGGTGGAAGACAAGCTATTGCTCAAGTGGCAATTTTAGTTATTGTTTTCTTAGTAATGATTGTCGGTATCGTATTTGTTCAAGAAGGTACTCGTCGAATTCCTATTATTTCTGCTCGTCGTCAAGTCGGTAGAAGATTATACAGAGAAAGAACCAGTTACTTACCATTGCGACTTAATCAAGGTGGTGTAATGCCCATCATTTTTGCTTCCGCTGTATTAGTTTTGCCCTCCTCTGTAGCAGGTTTTGCTGAAAAAAGTCCTTTTAATGCGGTATTAAATCAAATTGCTTTAGCATTACGTCCAGGAACAATATGGTACGTAGTAACCTATTCTGTACTGATCATTTTCTTTAGTTATTTCTATGCTTCCTTAGTATCAAATCCCGATGATATAGCTCAAAATTTAAAGAAAATGGGTACAAGCATTCCTGGTATTCGTCCGGGTAAAGCAACTATTGCTTACTTAGAAGGAGTGTTAAATCGTTTAACACTTTTAGGTGCAATTTTCTTAACTATTGTTGCGACTGTGCCAACTTTCGTCGAGAGTGCTACGGGGGTAACAACTTTTCAAGGTTTTGGTGCAACATCCTTATTAATTTTGGTTGGGGTTGCCATTGATACTGCGAAGCAAGTTCAAACCTATGTTATTTCTCAACGTTATGAAGGTATGGTGAAACAATAA
- the rplO gene encoding 50S ribosomal protein L15 has protein sequence MRLHQLSPKPTSKKRRRRIGRGISAGQGASGGFGMRGQKSRSGTGTKPGFEGGQMPLYRRVPKLKHFKLINHKEFTIINVEKLATLAPNTEVTLESLMEVGIVTANDGPLKILGNGELGIALNIKAAGWSKSAQAKIEAVGGTIVSTERQNDQDNNG, from the coding sequence ATGAGACTTCATCAACTATCCCCCAAACCTACATCAAAAAAACGTCGTCGCCGCATCGGTAGAGGTATTTCTGCTGGTCAAGGAGCTAGTGGCGGTTTTGGGATGAGAGGACAAAAATCTCGCTCTGGGACGGGTACTAAGCCCGGTTTTGAAGGTGGACAAATGCCCCTTTACAGACGAGTACCAAAGTTAAAACATTTCAAACTCATCAATCATAAAGAGTTTACTATCATCAACGTTGAAAAACTAGCTACTTTAGCCCCCAACACGGAGGTAACTTTAGAATCCTTAATGGAAGTAGGTATTGTTACAGCTAATGATGGTCCTTTAAAAATTCTTGGAAACGGTGAATTAGGAATTGCCCTTAACATCAAAGCGGCTGGTTGGAGTAAGTCAGCTCAAGCCAAAATTGAAGCTGTAGGCGGTACGATTGTCAGTACTGAACGACAAAATGATCAAGACAATAACGGTTAA
- the rpsE gene encoding 30S ribosomal protein S5: MAKEREQEQRKGGKQRKQRKEKKDNTWQERVVQIRRVSKVVKGGKKLSFRAIVVVGNEKGQVGVGVGKAGDVINAVRKAVTDGKKHLISININKASSITHVSSGNAGGAQVFMRPAAPGTGVIAGGAVRTVLELAGIKNILAKQQGSNNPLNNARAAVNALEQIRSFSQVANERDIPLQQIYS; this comes from the coding sequence ATGGCAAAAGAACGGGAACAAGAACAACGTAAAGGCGGAAAGCAAAGAAAGCAACGTAAAGAGAAAAAAGATAATACTTGGCAAGAAAGAGTTGTCCAAATCCGTCGAGTTAGCAAGGTAGTCAAGGGTGGTAAAAAACTCAGCTTCCGTGCCATCGTTGTTGTGGGAAATGAAAAAGGACAAGTTGGTGTGGGAGTAGGTAAAGCAGGGGATGTTATCAATGCTGTACGTAAAGCCGTCACTGACGGTAAAAAACACCTCATTTCCATCAACATCAATAAAGCTAGTTCCATTACTCATGTAAGTAGCGGTAATGCAGGAGGGGCTCAAGTATTTATGCGTCCAGCAGCTCCCGGTACTGGGGTAATTGCAGGGGGTGCGGTGCGTACCGTCTTGGAATTAGCAGGAATCAAGAATATATTAGCGAAACAACAAGGTTCTAATAATCCTTTAAATAATGCCAGAGCTGCTGTCAATGCTCTTGAGCAAATTCGCAGTTTCTCTCAAGTTGCAAATGAAAGAGATATTCCTTTACAACAGATTTATTCATAA
- the rplR gene encoding 50S ribosomal protein L18: protein MTINRKDLVQRRHLRIRKKVAGTAERPRLAVFRSNFHIYAQVIDDVAQHTLVSASTVDKELKEKLANTSNCEASAEVGKLVAQRALSKGIEQVVFDRGGNLYHGRVKALADAARESGLNF, encoded by the coding sequence ATGACTATTAATCGTAAAGATCTGGTCCAACGTCGTCATTTACGCATTCGGAAAAAAGTTGCTGGTACTGCTGAGCGTCCTCGGTTAGCAGTATTTCGTTCTAATTTTCATATTTATGCTCAAGTGATTGATGATGTAGCTCAACATACTTTAGTTTCTGCGTCAACGGTAGATAAAGAACTAAAAGAAAAATTAGCTAATACTTCTAATTGTGAAGCTTCCGCCGAAGTTGGCAAATTAGTGGCTCAAAGAGCATTATCTAAAGGCATCGAGCAAGTGGTATTTGATCGTGGTGGTAATCTTTATCATGGACGTGTCAAAGCTCTAGCTGATGCCGCTCGTGAATCTGGTCTTAACTTCTAA
- the rplF gene encoding 50S ribosomal protein L6, whose translation MSRIGKRPITIPAKVEIKIDGQQVNVTGPKGNLSRDLPSLITIVQEGQELLVTRDNDSRKARERHGLCRTLVANMVDGVSQGFEKKLEIQGVGYRAAAQGSKLTLNVGYSKPVEMEMPQGINVAVNTNTEVVITGIDKELVGNVAAKIRAVRPPEVYKGKGIRYAGEYVRRKVGKAGKK comes from the coding sequence ATGTCTCGTATTGGAAAACGTCCTATAACGATACCTGCCAAGGTAGAAATAAAAATTGATGGACAACAAGTAAATGTTACTGGTCCTAAAGGGAACTTATCCCGAGACTTGCCTTCTTTGATTACCATAGTACAAGAAGGACAAGAACTTCTCGTTACCCGTGATAATGACTCCCGTAAAGCTAGAGAAAGACACGGCTTATGTCGTACTTTAGTGGCTAATATGGTTGATGGTGTTAGTCAAGGTTTCGAGAAAAAATTAGAAATTCAAGGGGTGGGTTATCGTGCCGCCGCTCAAGGTTCAAAACTTACTTTAAATGTGGGTTATAGTAAACCTGTCGAGATGGAAATGCCCCAAGGAATTAACGTTGCAGTTAATACAAACACAGAAGTAGTTATTACTGGTATAGACAAAGAATTAGTAGGTAACGTCGCTGCTAAAATCCGTGCCGTTCGTCCTCCTGAAGTCTATAAAGGAAAAGGTATTCGCTACGCTGGGGAATATGTCAGACGTAAAGTAGGTAAAGCAGGTAAGAAATAA
- the rpsH gene encoding 30S ribosomal protein S8 encodes MPAHDTISDMLTRIRNACAVRHSTVNIPSTRMTRSIAEVLKSEGFITSYEEVGEGVKKNIVVSLKYKGRNRQPIIQNIRRVSTPGLRVYSKKKDLPRVLGGIGVAIVSTSYGIMTDREARKQGIGGEVLCYIW; translated from the coding sequence ATGCCAGCACACGACACTATTTCAGATATGCTGACTCGTATTCGCAACGCCTGTGCAGTACGCCATTCCACCGTGAATATTCCTAGCACTCGAATGACTCGCAGTATTGCGGAAGTACTCAAGAGTGAAGGTTTTATCACCAGTTATGAGGAAGTTGGTGAAGGAGTCAAAAAAAATATTGTGGTTTCTCTTAAATATAAAGGAAGAAACCGTCAACCTATTATCCAAAATATCCGCAGGGTAAGCACTCCCGGTTTAAGGGTATATAGCAAGAAAAAAGATTTACCCAGAGTATTAGGCGGTATTGGGGTTGCTATTGTTTCTACTTCCTACGGAATTATGACTGATCGTGAAGCGAGAAAACAAGGCATCGGTGGCGAAGTACTTTGCTATATCTGGTAA
- the rplE gene encoding 50S ribosomal protein L5, producing the protein MSRLKTYYQETITAKLKEQFGYTNIHQIPKVTKIVINRGLGEASQNAKALESSLSELAVITGQKPVVTRAKKAIAGFKIRQGMPVGAMVTLRSDKMYSFLERLISLALPRIRDFRGVSPKSFDGRGNYSLGVKEQLIFPEISYDSIDQLRGFDISIITTANTDEEGRALLKEMGMPFRDK; encoded by the coding sequence ATGTCAAGATTAAAAACTTATTACCAAGAAACGATTACTGCTAAACTCAAAGAGCAATTTGGTTACACAAATATTCATCAAATACCAAAAGTAACTAAAATTGTTATCAATAGAGGTTTAGGAGAAGCATCACAGAATGCTAAAGCACTGGAGTCATCTCTGAGTGAACTAGCTGTGATTACCGGACAAAAACCTGTTGTTACCCGTGCTAAAAAAGCCATCGCTGGTTTCAAAATTCGTCAAGGAATGCCCGTCGGTGCTATGGTGACACTAAGATCAGACAAGATGTATTCCTTCTTGGAGCGTCTTATCAGTCTTGCACTACCTCGTATTCGTGACTTTCGTGGAGTTAGCCCTAAAAGTTTTGACGGCAGAGGAAACTATAGTTTAGGAGTAAAAGAACAATTAATTTTCCCCGAAATTAGCTATGATTCCATAGATCAACTCCGTGGCTTTGATATTTCTATCATCACCACCGCTAACACCGATGAAGAAGGACGCGCATTGTTAAAAGAGATGGGAATGCCCTTCCGTGACAAATAA
- the rplX gene encoding 50S ribosomal protein L24, whose translation MRSANKKKQGPARYKMHVKKGDTVQIISGKDKGKVGEILKAIPKDSQVIVKGVNIRTKHIKPKQEGESGQISTYEAPIHSCKVMLYSEKEKVASRISYVLTEEGKKVRKLKKTGEIID comes from the coding sequence ATGAGATCAGCAAACAAGAAAAAACAGGGTCCTGCTAGATATAAAATGCACGTCAAAAAAGGTGACACAGTGCAAATTATTTCAGGCAAAGATAAAGGTAAAGTAGGAGAAATCCTCAAAGCGATTCCTAAAGATAGCCAAGTAATCGTTAAAGGTGTAAACATCAGAACTAAACACATTAAACCTAAACAAGAAGGTGAAAGTGGCCAAATTAGTACCTATGAAGCTCCTATCCATAGCTGTAAAGTAATGCTTTATTCGGAAAAAGAAAAAGTAGCTAGTCGTATTAGCTATGTCTTAACTGAAGAAGGCAAAAAAGTCAGAAAACTGAAAAAAACAGGCGAAATTATTGATTAA
- the rplN gene encoding 50S ribosomal protein L14: MIQQQSYLNVADNSGARKIMCLRVLSTGNCTYGGIGDVIIAVVKDAIPNMAVKKSDIVRAVIVRTKQSLRRDSGMSIRFDDNAAVIINKDNNPRGTRVFGPVARELRDKNFTKIISLAPEVL, encoded by the coding sequence ATGATTCAACAACAAAGTTACCTAAATGTAGCAGATAACAGTGGAGCACGTAAAATTATGTGCTTACGAGTGTTATCTACTGGTAATTGTACTTATGGTGGTATTGGAGACGTAATTATTGCCGTAGTGAAAGACGCAATTCCTAACATGGCAGTTAAAAAATCCGACATCGTAAGGGCAGTAATTGTACGTACAAAACAATCTTTACGTCGTGATAGTGGCATGAGTATTCGTTTTGACGATAACGCTGCCGTAATTATCAACAAAGATAACAATCCCAGAGGTACTCGTGTTTTTGGTCCTGTGGCTCGTGAATTACGGGATAAAAACTTTACTAAAATTATCTCTCTCGCTCCGGAGGTACTCTAA
- the rpsQ gene encoding 30S ribosomal protein S17, translating to MAVKERVGVVVSNKMDKTAVVAIENRSPHPKYGKIVVKTKKYKAHDPENLCKEGDRVRIRETRPLSKTKRWELAEILITKAVAI from the coding sequence ATGGCAGTTAAAGAAAGAGTAGGCGTGGTCGTTAGTAACAAAATGGATAAAACCGCCGTTGTTGCTATTGAAAATCGCTCTCCTCACCCTAAATACGGCAAAATTGTCGTTAAAACCAAAAAATATAAGGCACACGATCCTGAAAACTTATGTAAGGAAGGTGATCGCGTCCGAATCAGAGAAACTCGTCCTTTGAGTAAAACAAAACGCTGGGAATTAGCAGAAATTCTGATTACCAAAGCCGTTGCTATTTAG
- the rpmC gene encoding 50S ribosomal protein L29, whose translation MALPKVADARKLNDEELAAEIVTAKKKLFQLRLLQTTGRLEKPHEFKHTKHWISQLFTVQGERERAESVTTTQA comes from the coding sequence ATGGCACTTCCTAAAGTTGCAGACGCAAGAAAGTTAAATGATGAAGAATTAGCTGCAGAAATCGTAACTGCGAAAAAAAAGCTATTTCAACTTAGATTGCTACAAACTACTGGACGTTTAGAAAAACCCCATGAGTTTAAGCATACCAAACACTGGATTTCTCAATTGTTTACCGTACAAGGTGAACGTGAAAGAGCAGAATCCGTTACCACTACTCAAGCATAA
- the rplP gene encoding 50S ribosomal protein L16 — protein sequence MLSPRRTKFRKQHRGRMTGNAYRGNSINFGDFALQAIEPCWITSRQIEAARRAITRYVRRGGKIWIRIFPDKPVTQRPAETRMGSGKGNPEFWVAVVKPGRIMFEIAGIPEATAREAMRLAAQKLPIKTKFITRSEEY from the coding sequence ATGTTAAGTCCAAGAAGAACGAAATTCCGTAAACAACATCGGGGCAGAATGACGGGAAATGCTTATCGTGGCAATTCCATTAACTTTGGAGATTTCGCCCTTCAAGCTATTGAACCTTGCTGGATTACTTCTCGTCAAATTGAAGCGGCAAGACGGGCAATCACTCGTTATGTTCGCAGAGGCGGTAAAATCTGGATTCGTATTTTTCCGGATAAACCAGTTACTCAACGTCCTGCTGAGACCCGTATGGGATCTGGTAAAGGTAATCCTGAGTTTTGGGTAGCAGTAGTAAAACCCGGTAGAATCATGTTTGAAATTGCTGGTATCCCCGAAGCTACCGCCAGAGAAGCAATGCGTTTAGCGGCTCAAAAACTTCCTATTAAAACTAAATTTATTACTAGATCGGAGGAATATTAA
- the rpsC gene encoding 30S ribosomal protein S3 — protein MGQKVHPIGFRLGYTKEHSSCWYAEPKFYPQLLQEDYKIRQYIDKNLSNASIADIKIDRKADQIDLSIHTARPGVVVGKGGQGIEKLRTDLQALLKNQRQFRVNVIEVANVDANAALMAEFITSQLERRVSFRRVVRQAIQRAQKAEVLGIKIQVSGRLNGAEIARTEWIREGRVPLHTLRADIDYSYKTASTIYGILGIKVWIFKGEIIPGEEDLRANNTKTKQGRKKPRRQKFEDRSE, from the coding sequence ATGGGACAAAAAGTACATCCAATTGGTTTTCGCCTCGGCTATACTAAGGAACACTCTTCCTGTTGGTATGCCGAACCGAAATTTTATCCTCAACTTCTTCAAGAAGATTACAAAATCCGTCAGTACATTGACAAAAATCTCAGTAATGCTAGTATTGCTGATATAAAAATTGATCGTAAAGCAGATCAAATTGACCTTTCTATTCATACCGCTAGACCCGGTGTTGTTGTGGGTAAAGGTGGTCAGGGCATTGAAAAATTGCGTACTGATTTACAAGCATTGCTCAAAAATCAACGTCAATTCCGAGTCAATGTTATTGAAGTTGCTAATGTTGATGCGAATGCCGCTTTGATGGCTGAATTTATCACTTCTCAATTAGAAAGAAGGGTTTCTTTCCGTCGAGTAGTTAGACAAGCTATTCAAAGAGCTCAAAAAGCAGAAGTATTAGGTATAAAAATCCAAGTCAGTGGTCGTCTAAACGGTGCAGAAATTGCGCGTACTGAGTGGATTCGTGAAGGTCGTGTACCTCTTCATACCCTCAGAGCTGATATTGATTATTCCTATAAAACTGCAAGTACAATCTACGGTATTTTAGGGATTAAAGTTTGGATCTTCAAAGGTGAAATTATCCCCGGTGAAGAAGATTTGAGAGCTAATAACACGAAGACGAAACAAGGACGTAAAAAGCCTCGTCGTCAGAAATTTGAGGATCGCTCTGAGTAG
- the rplV gene encoding 50S ribosomal protein L22, protein MAKTQEKPEVDTSQEVKAIARYIRMSPSKVRRVLDQIRGRSYREALIILEFMPYRACEPIIKVLRSAVANAEHNQGLEPSNLVISTAFADGGPTLKRFRPRAQGRAYQIRKRTCHITVAVAPTV, encoded by the coding sequence ATGGCTAAAACACAGGAAAAACCAGAGGTTGATACCTCCCAAGAAGTAAAAGCGATCGCTCGTTATATCAGAATGTCACCCTCAAAAGTGAGACGGGTTTTAGATCAAATTCGGGGACGTAGTTACAGAGAAGCATTAATTATTCTGGAATTTATGCCTTACCGAGCTTGTGAACCAATTATTAAGGTTCTTCGTTCTGCTGTAGCTAATGCTGAACACAATCAAGGTTTAGAACCTTCTAACCTCGTGATCAGTACAGCCTTTGCTGACGGTGGACCTACTTTAAAACGTTTCCGTCCTAGAGCGCAAGGTCGTGCTTATCAAATCCGTAAACGTACTTGTCATATTACTGTGGCAGTCGCTCCTACGGTATAG
- the rpsS gene encoding 30S ribosomal protein S19 has protein sequence MSRSLKKGPFIADSLLTKIEKLNNKGEKQVVKTWSRASTIIPQMIGHTIAVHNGRQHVPIFVTEQMVGHKLGEFAPTRTFRGHAKSDKKARR, from the coding sequence ATGAGTCGTTCACTAAAAAAAGGACCATTTATAGCGGATAGCCTTCTCACCAAAATTGAGAAATTGAACAATAAAGGTGAGAAACAAGTAGTAAAAACTTGGTCACGTGCTTCCACTATCATCCCCCAAATGATCGGTCACACTATTGCTGTTCATAATGGTCGTCAACACGTTCCTATCTTTGTCACCGAGCAAATGGTAGGTCATAAATTAGGAGAATTTGCTCCTACTCGTACCTTTCGAGGTCATGCTAAAAGTGACAAAAAAGCAAGACGCTAA
- the rplB gene encoding 50S ribosomal protein L2, whose amino-acid sequence MGVRTYRPYTPGRRQAVSSDFAEITKSTPEKSLTKYVHRKKGRNNRGVITSRHRGGGHKKLYRIIDFKRDKRDINAQVIAIEYDPNRNARIALVQYEDGEKRYILAPANIQVGATIIASADAPYEIGNALPLEKIPLGTEIHNVELTRGKGGQIVRAAGGFAQLMAKDGDYVTLKLPSKEVRMIRKECYATIGRVGNIEARNLKLGKAGKTRHLGIRPHVRGSAMNPVDHPHGGGEGRAPIGRSGPVSPWGQPALGKKTRKKKKLSSKYIVRRRNANKGK is encoded by the coding sequence ATGGGTGTTCGTACATATAGACCATATACACCAGGTCGAAGACAAGCGGTAAGCTCGGATTTCGCAGAAATCACAAAAAGCACTCCGGAAAAGTCTCTGACAAAATATGTCCACCGTAAAAAGGGACGTAATAACAGAGGTGTAATTACCAGTCGTCACCGTGGTGGTGGACATAAAAAACTTTATCGGATTATTGATTTCAAAAGAGATAAAAGAGATATTAATGCTCAAGTAATTGCTATCGAATACGATCCTAACCGTAACGCTCGTATTGCTCTTGTTCAGTATGAAGACGGCGAAAAAAGATATATTCTTGCCCCAGCAAATATCCAAGTAGGTGCTACTATTATTGCTAGTGCTGATGCTCCTTATGAAATTGGTAATGCTTTACCTTTAGAAAAAATTCCCCTTGGTACTGAGATTCATAATGTTGAACTCACTAGAGGAAAAGGCGGTCAAATAGTTCGTGCCGCAGGTGGTTTTGCACAATTAATGGCAAAAGACGGTGATTATGTCACTCTGAAGTTACCTTCTAAAGAGGTGCGGATGATTCGTAAAGAATGTTATGCCACTATCGGACGAGTAGGAAATATCGAAGCCAGAAACCTCAAACTCGGAAAAGCTGGTAAGACTCGTCATTTAGGTATCAGACCTCATGTTCGTGGTAGTGCCATGAACCCCGTAGATCACCCCCATGGTGGTGGTGAAGGTCGTGCTCCAATTGGTCGTTCTGGACCTGTTTCTCCTTGGGGACAACCAGCTCTAGGTAAGAAAACTCGTAAGAAGAAAAAACTTAGTAGCAAATACATCGTTCGTCGTCGTAACGCCAATAAAGGTAAATAA
- a CDS encoding 50S ribosomal protein L23: MANSRYGKTTKVRKNTAELADLVIRPIVTEKATYMMEENKYVFEVVKPATKPEIRAAIESLFEVKVVKVNTMNQPRKKRRVGQSIGYKAQYKKAIVTLAQGDSLQSTFFPDL, translated from the coding sequence GTGGCGAATAGTAGATACGGAAAAACAACTAAAGTCAGAAAGAATACCGCAGAATTAGCAGATCTTGTTATTCGCCCCATCGTTACCGAAAAGGCAACTTATATGATGGAAGAAAATAAGTATGTTTTTGAAGTAGTTAAACCTGCGACTAAACCTGAAATTCGTGCGGCGATAGAAAGTTTATTTGAAGTAAAAGTGGTCAAAGTCAATACCATGAATCAACCCCGTAAAAAACGTCGTGTTGGTCAAAGTATTGGTTATAAAGCCCAATACAAAAAAGCGATCGTAACCCTAGCACAAGGAGATTCTCTCCAAAGTACATTTTTCCCAGACTTATAA
- the rplD gene encoding 50S ribosomal protein L4, with translation MVNCVVKNWQGEQSGETTLEMPIAKEENAEHIVHRALVRQLHNQRQGTASTKTRAEVRGGGRKPWRQKGTGRARAGSIRSPLWRGGGVIFGPKPKDYNLKMNRKERRLALRTAFISRVEDLIVVENFTDQLTAPKTKEVVAALSRWGVSADQKVLLIATDLSSDNFYLSVRNLPNVKLLRHDCLNIYDILYADKIVATSEAITKIQEVYCGE, from the coding sequence ATGGTTAATTGTGTAGTCAAAAATTGGCAAGGAGAACAAAGTGGTGAAACTACTTTAGAGATGCCCATCGCTAAAGAAGAAAACGCCGAACATATTGTTCATCGAGCCTTAGTTCGTCAACTACATAATCAGCGTCAGGGTACAGCATCCACAAAAACTAGAGCCGAAGTGCGTGGTGGTGGTCGTAAACCTTGGCGGCAGAAAGGTACAGGTAGAGCAAGGGCTGGTTCTATTCGTTCTCCTTTATGGCGTGGCGGTGGTGTCATTTTTGGACCAAAACCCAAAGATTACAACCTCAAAATGAACCGTAAGGAAAGAAGATTAGCTTTAAGAACTGCTTTTATCAGTCGAGTGGAAGATTTGATCGTTGTAGAAAACTTCACAGATCAATTAACTGCTCCTAAAACAAAAGAAGTAGTAGCCGCTCTAAGTCGTTGGGGTGTATCCGCCGATCAAAAAGTATTATTAATTGCTACAGATCTTTCCTCTGACAATTTTTACCTATCTGTTCGTAACTTACCTAATGTCAAACTTCTCAGACATGATTGTTTGAATATTTATGACATTTTGTACGCTGATAAAATTGTAGCTACCTCTGAAGCTATTACTAAAATACAGGAGGTTTATTGTGGCGAATAG